The nucleotide sequence TGCTGCACAGTTCTATCTCCGCATGTTTATTTCGTTGGCCCCTTCACACCGGGGCACGGACATTTTACACTCCATGACAATTAGCGTAAATGTATAATTTTGTTTGTAATTTTATTACTACAATGAGGTCAGAATGTCGCGTAAAGTATTTTATATATCAGATGGGACGGCGATCACAGCCGAGATTTTTGGGCACGCAGTACTTTCCCAGTTTCCTATTACATTTGATGCACTTACAATTCCGTTTGTGGAGACAGTTCAGAAAGCAGAGTCGGTGAAGAAAACAATCAATGATAGTTTTATTACCACAGGTGAACGCCCTTTAGTGTTTCATTCCATCGTAAAATCGGAAATTCGCGACATAATCTACTCCAGCGAAGGCCTAGATTATGATTTTTTAAACACCTTTGTGGCACCACTTGAGCAACAATTAGGCGTTCAAGCAACACCAGCTATGCATCGCACCCATGGTAAAAGCAATAAAAGCTATGACACCCGTATTGATGCGATTAATTACGCCATGGATAACGATGATGGCCAAACCATGAAAAACATGGATAACGCCGAAATTATCTTGCTTGGCGTATCGCGCTGCGGCAAAACGCCATCTAGCTTGTACTTATCCATGCAATTTGGCATTAAAGTCGCCAACTACCCTTTCACAGAAGATGATATGGATAGCTTACGATTACCTGAAGATCTTAAACGTAATAAACATAAGTTATTCGGCTTAACCATAGAACCCAGCCGTTTACATGAAATACGCCAAAGTCGTCTTGAAAATAGCCGTTATTCATCGCTGCGCCAATGTCGTATTGAAGTCAAAGAAGTGGAAATGCTTTATAAAAAGGAACGCATTCCTTTTTTGGATACCACCAATCAATCCGTTGAAGAAATTGCCGCCAAAATTTTAGATATGACAGGAATGAAACGTCATATGTTTTAGCATTTCACTCAATATTGAATGATAGGTATAAATCAGTCGTCGCGCGTAAAAGCTAAATTTACGCACGATGGCTCTAACAGATACTTGTCATTGGCAGCGATTAATCGAAATAAATTGAATGCCTGCCTAAAATTCAAACAACTGAGACTGTGCATGACTGTGATATTCGTTATAATCCTGCGCAATATGTTTTAAATTGACTTGCTTTCAAGTCTGGTAAATTGAATGACCACTAAAACTGACGAACTACGCACATCTCTACTTTGTAAAGTTATTTCCCCAGCTGAACTGGCGACGGAATTTCCTTTAACACAAGGCGCAGCTGATTATCTGCTTGCGCAACGTCGTGAAGTTGAGGCCATTTTATCTGGAGCCGATCAGCGTTTGTTGGTCATAGTAGGCCCATGCTCGATTCATGATACTAAAGCTGCGCTGGATTATGCCGCGCGTTTAGCCAAGCTACACCATGAATTGAAAGACGATATCTGCATATTAATGCGCGTGTACTTTGAAAAACCTCGCACTATCGTTGGCTGGAAAGGGTTAATTTCTGATCCGGATCTCGATGGCAGCTTTAGCCCTAATAAAGGTCTTAAACTCGCACGTCAATTATTGCAGCAAATTACTGAGTTACGTTTGCCAATCGCCACTGAATTTCTAGATATGGTCAATGGCCAATATATCGCTGATTTAGTGACTTGGGGCGCTATCGGCGCACGCACCACTGAAAGCCAAGTCCACAGAGAAATGGCTTCGGCCTTATCTTGCCCTGTCGGCTTTAAAAACGGCACA is from Shewanella sp. SNU WT4 and encodes:
- a CDS encoding 3-deoxy-7-phosphoheptulonate synthase, translating into MTTKTDELRTSLLCKVISPAELATEFPLTQGAADYLLAQRREVEAILSGADQRLLVIVGPCSIHDTKAALDYAARLAKLHHELKDDICILMRVYFEKPRTIVGWKGLISDPDLDGSFSPNKGLKLARQLLQQITELRLPIATEFLDMVNGQYIADLVTWGAIGARTTESQVHREMASALSCPVGFKNGTDGNIDIAVDAVRAAQVPHIFYSPDKDGQMSVYRTHGNPYGHIILRGGKQPNYLPSDIEFIRERLHNVGLTERVVIDFSHGNSQKQHLKQLDVADSIMEQMRHGNTVIAGIMAESFIEEGTQKVKPNKPLEYGKSITDACLHWADSEVLLRKLARASRDRINLLKQAEV
- a CDS encoding pyruvate, water dikinase regulatory protein, coding for MSRKVFYISDGTAITAEIFGHAVLSQFPITFDALTIPFVETVQKAESVKKTINDSFITTGERPLVFHSIVKSEIRDIIYSSEGLDYDFLNTFVAPLEQQLGVQATPAMHRTHGKSNKSYDTRIDAINYAMDNDDGQTMKNMDNAEIILLGVSRCGKTPSSLYLSMQFGIKVANYPFTEDDMDSLRLPEDLKRNKHKLFGLTIEPSRLHEIRQSRLENSRYSSLRQCRIEVKEVEMLYKKERIPFLDTTNQSVEEIAAKILDMTGMKRHMF